ATTGGTGCCCCCGAGACGAATTGAACGTCCGACAAACGGTTTAGGAAACCGCTGCTCTATCCGACTGAGCTACGGGGGCGGTATTTAACGGACAGTTGTTTTTTATATGAATCCGTTAATCAGTTGATTCAAGATACGAATTTATCAACGGATGACTTTCACTGCTGATCTCTGTAAACTGGACACCTATTGCGAATATGTTCCCAACCGGCTTTATCCACCTTATTTTACCTGCGATCTCTTCGAAATTCTCAGCGGCATTTTTAAAGAAAATCGTCAGCACCAGATCTGCATTGATCTCAAACGGCTTCTCTGAATAAATAGCCGCTCCTCCCTTACTTATATTAACTGCCTGGCAATTTAGAGGTTCTGTAATACCCTGAGACTTAAT
This is a stretch of genomic DNA from Nitrospirota bacterium. It encodes these proteins:
- a CDS encoding PilZ domain-containing protein, whose amino-acid sequence is MSSERREHLRISLTGKIDIKSQGITEPLNCQAVNISKGGAAIYSEKPFEINADLVLTIFFKNAAENFEEIAGKIRWIKPVGNIFAIGVQFTEISSESHPLINSYLESTD